Proteins encoded together in one Bacteroidales bacterium window:
- a CDS encoding biopolymer transporter ExbD: MRKAPEMPELNTGSSADIAFLLLIFFLVTTTFDTDKGIIRMLPPIVEKQEKSESKVKERNVFVVLVNAKDQLLVEGELMDIRQLREKTKEFLLNPEDLPSLPEKEEKDIPYFGKVRVGKGVISLQNDRGTSYGKYLEVQNELTAAGNEIKDQIAMQKFNKHFDDLSEDQQNAIKQYVPVMISEAEPKNIGADKGRK, encoded by the coding sequence ATGAGAAAAGCTCCTGAAATGCCGGAACTCAATACAGGGTCCTCTGCTGATATTGCTTTTCTGCTTCTTATTTTCTTCCTGGTAACAACAACCTTTGATACCGATAAAGGGATCATTCGTATGTTGCCTCCTATTGTTGAAAAACAGGAAAAATCAGAAAGCAAGGTAAAGGAGAGGAATGTATTTGTGGTTCTGGTGAATGCCAAAGATCAGCTTCTGGTGGAGGGCGAGCTGATGGATATCCGGCAATTGCGGGAAAAAACCAAAGAGTTCCTCCTGAATCCGGAAGATTTGCCTAGTCTGCCCGAAAAGGAAGAAAAAGATATTCCATACTTCGGAAAGGTCCGTGTAGGCAAGGGTGTAATTTCCCTGCAGAATGACAGGGGTACATCGTACGGTAAGTACCTCGAGGTGCAGAATGAACTCACAGCGGCTGGTAATGAAATTAAAGATCAGATTGCCATGCAAAAATTCAACAAACACTTCGACGATCTGTCCGAAGATCAGCAGAATGCTATTAAGCAATATGTTCCTGTTATGATCTCGGAAGCAGAACCGAAGAATATTGGTGCAGATAAAGGTCGAAAATAA
- the purN gene encoding phosphoribosylglycinamide formyltransferase: MNNIAIFASGSGTNAENIMRTFQNHPFIKVKLVLSNKKDAKVLDRARKFNVRTLVFNKEELYHTDIVLQTLQNEQISFIVLAGFLWLVPEKILRQYPNKIINIHPALLPAYGGKGMYGEKVHEAVIANHETESGITIHYVNSEYDRGEIIFQARCPVFPDDTPETLAERVHQLEYRHYPEVIEKLLSNKSSS; this comes from the coding sequence ATGAATAATATAGCCATATTCGCCTCAGGATCAGGAACAAACGCCGAGAACATCATGCGCACCTTCCAAAATCACCCGTTCATTAAGGTGAAACTTGTCCTGTCAAATAAAAAGGATGCCAAAGTACTTGACCGGGCAAGAAAATTCAACGTCAGAACGCTGGTATTCAATAAGGAAGAGCTTTATCACACCGACATTGTTCTGCAAACCCTTCAGAATGAACAGATCAGTTTTATCGTACTTGCAGGCTTTCTGTGGCTTGTTCCGGAAAAGATCCTCCGACAATATCCCAACAAAATTATCAACATTCATCCGGCCCTTCTGCCTGCATACGGTGGAAAAGGCATGTACGGAGAGAAAGTTCATGAAGCGGTCATTGCCAATCATGAAACTGAGTCGGGCATAACTATCCATTATGTGAACAGTGAATACGACAGGGGAGAAATTATTTTTCAGGCCCGCTGTCCGGTCTTTCCTGACGATACACCGGAAACACTGGCAGAAAGGGTTCACCAGCTTGAATACAGGCACTATCCTGAAGTGATTGAAAAACTGCTTAGTAACAAGAGCTCATCATGA
- a CDS encoding MotA/TolQ/ExbB proton channel family protein, with the protein MKKILAFAAVLGFMVMASASYVYGQTDTTATVTDTTAVATQAPATPAASDEGKTLHQMLKEKFIEGGAPWMAPILLCLILGLAIVIERTIYLNLATTNTDKLLKRIEEALNSGGVEAAKEVCRNTRGPVASIFYQGLDRVNEGVDVVEKSVVSYGSVQMGLLEKGLSWVTLFIAIAPMLGFLGTVVGMVMAFDDIAKAGDVSPTIVAGGMKVALITTVGGLIVAIILQVFYNYLLAKVESIVNTMEDASISLVDLIVKYTKK; encoded by the coding sequence ATGAAAAAAATCTTAGCGTTTGCAGCAGTGCTTGGATTTATGGTAATGGCCTCTGCCAGTTATGTTTATGGACAGACTGATACTACGGCGACAGTAACTGACACCACCGCCGTTGCAACTCAGGCTCCTGCCACTCCGGCAGCATCGGATGAAGGGAAAACCCTGCATCAGATGTTGAAAGAAAAATTCATCGAGGGAGGTGCTCCCTGGATGGCTCCTATTTTGCTCTGCCTTATTCTGGGGCTTGCTATTGTTATTGAACGTACCATCTATTTGAACCTGGCCACTACCAATACCGATAAGTTGCTGAAGAGGATTGAAGAAGCTCTGAACAGCGGAGGTGTGGAAGCTGCCAAGGAAGTATGCCGCAATACCCGCGGCCCGGTAGCCAGCATTTTCTACCAGGGTCTTGACCGTGTAAACGAAGGTGTTGATGTGGTTGAAAAATCAGTAGTTTCCTATGGTTCTGTGCAGATGGGGCTTCTGGAAAAAGGCCTTAGCTGGGTAACCCTGTTCATCGCCATCGCCCCGATGCTCGGCTTCCTCGGAACAGTCGTTGGTATGGTTATGGCATTCGACGATATTGCCAAAGCAGGCGACGTTTCTCCTACAATTGTTGCCGGTGGTATGAAGGTTGCTCTTATTACTACGGTCGGAGGTCTTATCGTGGCTATTATTCTTCAGGTGTTTTACAACTATCTGCTTGCCAAAGTAGAAAGTATTGTAAATACCATGGAAGATGCATCCATCTCGCTGGTTGACCTTATTGTGAAATATACCAAAAAATAA
- a CDS encoding asparaginase has product MSDTSVLIIYTGGTIGMVHDPETGALLPMDFGAIASQVPELKRLGFRLHTIAFDPPVDSSNITPEDWVRIAGIIEENYDQFDGFVVLHGTDTMAYSASALSFMLENLGKPVVFTGSQLPIGTLRTDGKENLITAIEIAAAKEDGNPLVPEVCIYFESMLFRGNRTHKNSAEQFRAFVSANYPPLAESGVYIKYNRSAILPVRPSLGLTVHKKLDTRLAILKIFPGIPDAVVEGILGIPGLRGVIMETFGSGNAPSNNHFIEMIRNAVDRGVIIVNVTQCETGKVEMDLYETGAELQKAGVISGYDSTTEAAITKLMVLCGKYDDSRIIKKLMRTSLRGEITP; this is encoded by the coding sequence ATGAGTGACACGTCGGTTTTAATAATTTATACAGGTGGTACAATAGGGATGGTGCACGATCCTGAAACAGGAGCTTTGCTTCCCATGGATTTTGGTGCCATTGCCAGTCAGGTTCCTGAACTGAAAAGGCTTGGTTTTCGTTTGCATACCATTGCATTTGATCCTCCGGTCGATTCCTCCAATATTACTCCGGAGGACTGGGTGCGGATTGCCGGAATCATTGAGGAAAACTATGATCAGTTTGATGGTTTTGTTGTTCTGCATGGTACCGATACCATGGCCTATTCGGCCTCTGCCTTAAGCTTTATGCTGGAGAATCTTGGAAAACCTGTCGTCTTTACCGGTTCTCAGCTACCCATCGGCACCCTGCGTACCGACGGAAAGGAAAATCTGATTACCGCTATTGAAATTGCTGCGGCAAAAGAAGATGGAAACCCTTTGGTGCCTGAGGTATGTATTTATTTTGAAAGCATGCTTTTTCGGGGGAACCGGACGCATAAAAACAGTGCCGAGCAGTTTCGTGCCTTTGTTTCAGCAAACTACCCCCCTCTGGCAGAATCGGGCGTGTATATTAAATACAACCGGTCAGCCATTCTGCCGGTTCGGCCCTCTCTCGGGCTGACCGTGCATAAGAAGCTGGACACCCGTCTGGCTATTTTGAAAATTTTCCCCGGAATACCTGATGCTGTTGTCGAAGGGATTCTGGGAATTCCCGGTCTGAGGGGAGTAATTATGGAAACCTTCGGCAGCGGAAATGCACCCAGCAACAATCATTTCATTGAGATGATACGGAATGCGGTTGACAGGGGAGTTATTATAGTAAATGTCACGCAATGTGAGACAGGGAAGGTGGAAATGGATCTGTATGAAACGGGAGCAGAATTGCAGAAAGCCGGAGTGATAAGCGGTTATGACAGTACTACTGAAGCGGCCATCACCAAGCTCATGGTGCTTTGCGGAAAGTACGATGACAGCCGGATCATAAAAAAGCTGATGCGAACATCATTACGGGGTGAAATTACACCATAA
- a CDS encoding glycosyltransferase family 2 protein: MEKISIIIPVYNEEENIVPLTEELHKVLQGYDFEIIFVDDGSVDRTAEKIQSLKKKNITLIEFTKNFGQSLAMAAGIDYAKGEFIVTMDGDLQNDPADIPEMLKKLKDEGWDMVTGYRQKRKDPFFSRILPSQIANFIIRMLTGVHFRDYGCTLKVFRADLAKKIELYGELHRFIPVLAAFEGARITQMPVNHHPRHSGRSKYGIGRTFRVMSDLLLILFLKKYFLRPMHLFGTTGVIVLLAGVLINLYLLGMKILGNDIWGKPLLFLAILLVIGGIQLITIGIFAEFLMRIYFRSSDKLPYRIKKITTGKQEE, encoded by the coding sequence ATGGAAAAGATTTCCATAATTATACCGGTTTACAACGAAGAGGAGAATATTGTTCCTCTGACTGAGGAACTGCATAAGGTGCTTCAGGGTTATGATTTCGAGATCATTTTTGTTGACGATGGTTCGGTTGACCGCACAGCGGAGAAAATACAATCTCTGAAAAAGAAAAACATTACCCTGATTGAATTCACGAAGAACTTTGGACAGAGTCTGGCCATGGCGGCCGGTATTGATTATGCAAAGGGAGAATTTATTGTCACCATGGACGGCGATCTTCAGAATGATCCGGCCGACATACCTGAGATGTTGAAAAAACTGAAAGATGAAGGATGGGACATGGTTACCGGATATCGCCAGAAGCGAAAAGACCCTTTTTTTTCAAGAATATTGCCCAGCCAGATTGCCAACTTTATCATCCGTATGCTTACAGGTGTTCACTTCAGGGACTACGGATGCACCCTGAAGGTTTTCCGGGCCGACCTGGCAAAGAAGATAGAGCTGTACGGAGAACTTCACCGGTTTATTCCCGTGCTGGCAGCATTCGAAGGAGCACGCATCACGCAGATGCCGGTGAACCATCATCCCCGGCATTCAGGCCGTTCGAAATATGGGATCGGAAGGACTTTCCGGGTTATGAGCGATCTGTTGCTCATCCTTTTTTTGAAAAAATACTTTCTTCGGCCTATGCATCTCTTTGGCACTACAGGTGTCATTGTCCTTCTGGCAGGGGTCCTTATTAATCTTTATCTGTTAGGAATGAAAATTCTGGGAAACGATATCTGGGGGAAACCGCTCCTGTTTCTCGCAATTCTCCTTGTTATCGGAGGCATCCAGCTGATTACCATCGGTATTTTCGCCGAGTTTCTTATGCGGATTTATTTCCGTTCATCTGATAAACTCCCATACAGGATCAAAAAGATAACGACAGGAAAACAGGAAGAATAA
- a CDS encoding YitT family protein — MGIVNTIRKEVKAYLIITLGLLVNALGWVLFLIPADITGGGVSGIAAIIYFATGFPMGVSYLAINVILILIAMRLLGASFGVKTIYSVIVLSILFSFLQGILKNPIVHDDFMATVIGGFMAGAGVGIVFTQGGSTGGTDIIAMIVNRYRNMSPGRVILLCDIVIISSSFLVFRSIEKVVFGFVVMAVTAYTIDIVISGARQSYQLFIFSKRYEQIAERIATEVHRGVTIVNGQGWYTKEDQKVLLVLVRKHEVNDVFKIIRQVDPKAFMSLAEVMGVYGEGFDRIRG; from the coding sequence ATGGGGATAGTAAATACCATACGAAAAGAAGTAAAAGCCTATCTGATCATTACCCTGGGTCTGCTGGTAAATGCCCTGGGATGGGTTCTCTTTCTTATTCCGGCTGATATTACAGGAGGTGGGGTCAGCGGTATAGCTGCTATTATTTATTTTGCCACAGGGTTTCCAATGGGTGTAAGCTACCTGGCAATCAATGTAATCCTCATTCTGATTGCCATGCGGCTTCTGGGAGCTTCTTTCGGAGTGAAAACCATTTATTCGGTTATTGTTCTGTCAATTCTTTTTTCCTTTCTTCAGGGAATACTGAAAAATCCGATTGTGCATGACGATTTTATGGCAACGGTAATCGGCGGGTTTATGGCCGGCGCGGGAGTAGGGATTGTCTTCACCCAGGGGGGTAGTACCGGAGGAACCGATATTATTGCCATGATTGTAAACAGGTACCGGAATATGAGTCCGGGTCGTGTAATTCTTTTATGCGATATCGTCATTATTTCCAGTTCCTTTCTGGTTTTCCGATCCATCGAAAAGGTGGTTTTTGGCTTTGTCGTTATGGCCGTTACAGCTTATACCATTGACATTGTCATTTCCGGAGCCAGGCAGTCGTACCAGCTTTTCATTTTTTCGAAACGCTATGAACAAATCGCTGAGCGCATTGCCACTGAGGTTCACAGAGGGGTAACCATTGTCAATGGCCAGGGATGGTATACAAAGGAAGACCAGAAAGTTTTGCTGGTATTGGTTCGTAAGCATGAAGTGAATGACGTATTTAAAATCATACGTCAGGTTGACCCCAAAGCGTTTATGTCACTTGCTGAGGTGATGGGAGTATATGGGGAGGGATTTGACCGCATAAGAGGCTGA
- a CDS encoding glycosyltransferase family 39 protein, with product MRKRLPAGTYLFILAVITGTAYFINLGYNDIWNPNEGFYADAVRHLLQNNNLLDFFFNNEYRFNKPPVTYWVIALSCRLFGLSEFSIRLPIVLLALGTCFFTGSISGMLFGKKTALWSGLVMAVSFQFLINTRYAAPEIPLTFFFTLTMYFFVRFIVYRKPFALWSAWISLGVTMLVKGYPYLIIITAIMASYAFFSTGRNFRNFVHELKQYRILTGIVISLLIGMSWPFYSWIKFGNDFLHVLDTETTYRAFRYQADWFRDLFFFPLVMLWGFLPYSLVFIPVAIASAARADYRRELLFPFVWGAIILMVFTIARFKLPTYFIQAHPAMAVVTGWYLGQSRFSFGFERWIKRLGIFLPGMVFIMVFLAAMSLLNTGHYYLLLLLLPASSLILSYRNSDKRWILGTFPLTALVALFLLFTASVLPSLEKVRPYKEIGAAIRSRSDGKNSYVYLENRFLHNLPYYSRQKTAAISSGALQKISVQVPYFLLAEEKDTMAVAQGSTLWKGIVYKKNSEAAFFPFLLSYYHYLHGDSSGFRKYRLLMVFPGKNILPQGYPERE from the coding sequence ATGAGAAAAAGACTACCGGCCGGCACCTACCTTTTTATCCTGGCGGTTATTACGGGAACAGCCTATTTTATTAATCTGGGATATAACGACATATGGAATCCGAATGAAGGATTTTACGCCGACGCCGTCCGTCATCTTCTTCAAAACAACAACCTGCTCGATTTTTTTTTCAATAATGAATACCGGTTCAACAAACCGCCCGTGACCTATTGGGTAATTGCTCTGAGTTGCCGGCTTTTCGGACTGAGCGAGTTTTCCATCAGGCTACCGATTGTTCTTCTGGCACTAGGAACCTGTTTTTTCACCGGCAGTATAAGCGGCATGCTTTTCGGGAAAAAAACCGCCCTGTGGAGTGGCCTGGTTATGGCAGTAAGCTTTCAGTTTCTCATCAATACCCGCTATGCTGCCCCGGAAATCCCCCTCACCTTCTTCTTTACGCTTACCATGTACTTTTTTGTCAGGTTTATTGTATACCGCAAGCCATTTGCTCTGTGGTCGGCCTGGATATCGCTCGGAGTTACAATGCTTGTTAAAGGATATCCGTACCTGATTATTATTACGGCCATCATGGCATCCTATGCATTCTTCAGCACGGGCAGGAATTTCAGGAACTTCGTTCATGAACTGAAACAGTACAGAATTTTGACCGGAATTGTAATTTCACTGCTAATTGGCATGAGCTGGCCTTTTTATTCATGGATAAAATTCGGAAACGATTTTCTCCATGTGCTGGACACGGAAACTACCTACCGTGCATTTCGTTACCAGGCAGACTGGTTCCGTGATCTTTTCTTTTTCCCTTTGGTCATGCTCTGGGGATTTTTGCCGTATTCCCTGGTCTTTATCCCGGTTGCAATTGCCTCCGCAGCCAGAGCTGACTACCGGAGGGAACTGCTCTTTCCATTTGTCTGGGGAGCTATTATACTTATGGTTTTTACCATAGCACGGTTCAAACTGCCGACCTATTTTATTCAGGCCCATCCTGCCATGGCGGTTGTCACAGGCTGGTACCTTGGCCAATCACGGTTTTCGTTTGGATTTGAACGGTGGATAAAGCGTTTGGGCATTTTCCTGCCCGGCATGGTCTTTATAATGGTCTTTCTGGCCGCCATGTCTCTGTTAAATACCGGCCATTATTATTTGTTACTTCTCCTTCTGCCTGCTTCAAGCCTCATTTTGTCTTACAGAAATAGCGACAAACGCTGGATTCTTGGCACTTTTCCTCTAACCGCCCTGGTAGCATTATTTCTGTTGTTCACTGCCTCCGTACTACCTTCCTTGGAAAAAGTGAGGCCATATAAAGAAATTGGAGCAGCCATCCGGTCCCGGTCGGATGGAAAAAACAGTTATGTTTATCTTGAGAACCGTTTTCTTCATAATCTTCCATATTATAGCCGACAGAAAACAGCTGCCATCAGTTCCGGTGCCCTGCAAAAAATTTCCGTCCAGGTTCCTTACTTCCTTCTTGCCGAGGAAAAGGATACCATGGCAGTGGCTCAGGGATCGACCCTCTGGAAAGGAATTGTGTATAAAAAAAACTCCGAGGCGGCCTTTTTCCCCTTTCTGCTGAGTTATTATCATTATCTTCACGGTGATAGTTCAGGCTTCAGAAAATATCGACTTCTGATGGTTTTTCCGGGTAAAAACATACTTCCTCAAGGTTATCCTGAAAGAGAATAA
- a CDS encoding biopolymer transporter ExbD, producing the protein MAVFRKKGSRKARMNLSSMSDIVFMLLFFFMVTTTFRSASLKVRIRVPGATEVKKIENKSLVSYIYIGRPFNEKMYGTEPRIQLNDTFKEVDDIRDFIASERAQKSEADQSKMTVSLKIDRDVKMGIVTDVKQALRRASALKINYSGRKDDSYLK; encoded by the coding sequence ATGGCTGTTTTTCGTAAGAAAGGAAGCCGCAAAGCAAGAATGAATCTGTCTTCCATGTCAGACATTGTCTTCATGCTTCTGTTCTTTTTCATGGTAACTACCACTTTCCGAAGTGCTTCGCTGAAAGTTAGAATACGCGTTCCCGGGGCTACTGAAGTAAAGAAAATTGAAAATAAGTCACTTGTCAGTTACATCTATATTGGCCGTCCATTCAATGAAAAGATGTATGGTACCGAACCTCGTATTCAGTTGAACGATACCTTTAAGGAAGTGGATGATATCCGTGACTTTATTGCTTCGGAACGGGCACAAAAAAGTGAAGCCGATCAGTCCAAAATGACTGTTTCTCTGAAAATTGATAGAGATGTGAAAATGGGAATCGTTACCGATGTGAAGCAGGCTCTGCGTCGTGCCAGTGCCCTTAAGATTAACTATTCCGGCCGTAAGGACGATAGTTACCTGAAGTAA
- a CDS encoding glycosyltransferase family 2 protein: protein MPKLSLVIPVYNEEILIDQLFERTTRALNNLTSDYEIICVDDGSVDSTLEKLKHYHAQEKRFKVLSLSRNFGHQAAIFAGLTYTRGEFVAVMDGDLQDPPELLGDFLARAEEGYDVVYAVRKKRKESFPKRMVYWAYYRIFKRMSNIYIPLDSGDFALMRNTVVRHLITMREQSLYIRGIRSWLGFRQIGLEYDRDRRQGGEPKYTLRKLLRLAFNGIFSFSEYPVRLISRLGLAVVVISIVYIIITLVKKYVYGDVPQGFTTLIIFISLFSGVQLVALGLIGEYMVRIYDETRRRPLFIVREEYID from the coding sequence ATGCCAAAACTTTCGCTGGTAATACCGGTTTATAATGAGGAAATACTGATTGATCAGTTATTTGAAAGGACTACCAGGGCGTTGAATAACCTCACCTCCGATTATGAAATTATATGTGTTGATGACGGAAGCGTGGATTCAACCCTTGAGAAACTTAAGCACTACCATGCTCAGGAGAAGCGGTTCAAAGTTCTTTCTCTGTCAAGGAATTTTGGTCATCAGGCGGCAATTTTTGCCGGACTCACTTACACCAGGGGAGAGTTTGTAGCCGTAATGGACGGTGATCTGCAGGATCCGCCGGAGCTGCTGGGCGATTTTCTCGCCAGGGCCGAAGAAGGATACGATGTAGTGTATGCCGTAAGAAAAAAGAGAAAGGAGTCCTTTCCGAAAAGAATGGTGTACTGGGCCTATTACAGGATATTTAAACGGATGTCGAATATCTATATTCCCCTTGACAGCGGGGATTTTGCCCTAATGAGAAATACGGTGGTCAGGCATCTGATTACAATGCGGGAGCAAAGCCTGTATATCCGGGGGATTCGTTCATGGCTGGGATTCAGGCAGATCGGACTTGAATACGACAGGGACCGCCGGCAGGGGGGAGAACCAAAATATACGCTGAGAAAACTGTTGCGCCTGGCTTTTAATGGAATTTTCAGTTTCAGTGAATATCCGGTTCGTCTGATCAGCCGGCTGGGGCTGGCAGTGGTCGTTATATCCATTGTTTATATTATAATTACTTTGGTGAAAAAATACGTTTACGGCGACGTACCACAAGGTTTTACCACGCTCATTATCTTCATATCGCTGTTCAGCGGAGTTCAGTTGGTTGCGCTGGGCCTTATCGGTGAATATATGGTGCGCATCTATGATGAAACACGCCGGCGGCCACTGTTTATTGTTCGGGAAGAATATATCGACTGA
- a CDS encoding leucine--tRNA ligase, with protein sequence MDYNFREIEKKWQSFWNKSHVYQVEVDPAKPKYYVLDMFPYPSGAGLHVGHPLGYIASDIYARYKRHCGFNVLHPMGYDAFGLPAEQYAIQTGQHPAVTTERNIARYREQLDKIGFSYDWNREVRTCDPSYYKWTQWAFLQMFHHWYNKETDRAEPITRLVEEFSRHGSSRVQAACNEHPPFTAEEWNSMDDKSQQEMLMNYRIAYLSEAMVNWCPALGTVLANDEVKDGFSVRGGHPVEQRKMKQWLLRVSAYAQRLLDGLDTIDWTDSLKEMQRNWIGRSEGAEIYFPVKGVGEPLVVFTTRPDTLWGVTFMVLAPESEWVRKVTAPEHKQKVEAYLEEVKRRNERERMADTRKTGVFTGGYVIHPFTGEEIPIWVSDYVLAGYGTGAIMAVPAHDQRDWEFARTFHLPIVQVIEGGNVEKEAFDSWEARVMNSDFITGLPVPEAIKRVTAELEKRNLGVKKVNYRIRDAIFSRQRYWGEPFPIYYKDGIPYPLDEKDLPLVLPEIESYLPTEKGEPPLARAKNWHTPEGYPYEVSTMPGFAGSSAYYLRYMDPHNKEALVSREANLYWQDVDLYIGGTEHATGHLIYSRFWNKFLYDLGYVCKDEPFRKLINQGMIQGRSNFVYRIKGTNTYVSYGLKDQYDVMAIHVDIHLVENDILDIDAFKKWSPEYASAEFILEDGKYVCGWAIEKMSKSMYNVINPDEIIEKYGADTLRMYEMFLGPLEQSKPWDTNGIDGVHRFLRKFWRLFHNGENEFEVTEEAPLKQELAILHRTIKKVRDDIERFSFNTAVSSFMICVNELSDLKCRKRAILEPLVVLLAPFAPHIAEELWHLLGQSGTVCDAAFPAYDETYIVQDSFEYPVSFNGKLRFKMNLPLDMPAPEIEKAVLADPAAEKWLSGKQPKKIIIVPGKIINVVV encoded by the coding sequence ATGGATTATAATTTCAGGGAAATAGAAAAGAAGTGGCAGTCATTCTGGAACAAGAGTCATGTATACCAGGTGGAAGTTGATCCGGCAAAGCCCAAATATTATGTGCTTGACATGTTTCCTTATCCTTCGGGTGCCGGTTTGCATGTAGGTCATCCATTGGGGTACATTGCTTCGGATATTTATGCGCGCTACAAACGCCATTGCGGATTCAATGTGCTGCATCCCATGGGATATGATGCGTTTGGTCTGCCGGCTGAGCAATATGCCATTCAAACCGGGCAGCATCCGGCTGTTACCACCGAAAGGAATATTGCACGTTACCGTGAGCAGCTTGACAAGATTGGTTTTTCATACGACTGGAACAGGGAAGTTCGCACATGCGATCCTTCCTATTACAAGTGGACCCAATGGGCTTTTCTGCAAATGTTTCACCATTGGTATAACAAGGAGACCGATCGGGCGGAGCCGATTACCAGGCTGGTGGAAGAATTCAGCAGGCACGGCAGTTCACGGGTTCAGGCCGCCTGTAATGAGCATCCACCGTTTACGGCTGAAGAATGGAATTCGATGGATGATAAGTCGCAGCAGGAAATGCTGATGAATTACCGTATTGCCTACCTTTCGGAAGCCATGGTCAACTGGTGTCCGGCTCTGGGTACGGTTCTGGCCAATGATGAAGTAAAGGACGGATTTTCTGTTCGTGGCGGCCATCCGGTGGAGCAAAGGAAGATGAAGCAGTGGCTGCTGAGAGTTTCTGCTTATGCCCAGCGCCTTCTGGACGGACTTGATACCATTGACTGGACCGATTCGCTAAAGGAAATGCAGCGCAACTGGATTGGAAGAAGCGAAGGTGCTGAAATTTATTTCCCCGTTAAGGGAGTCGGCGAACCTCTTGTTGTGTTTACGACACGTCCGGATACCCTCTGGGGGGTTACGTTCATGGTACTGGCTCCTGAGAGTGAGTGGGTGCGGAAGGTTACTGCCCCTGAACACAAACAGAAAGTAGAGGCCTACCTCGAGGAGGTTAAGCGCAGAAACGAAAGGGAAAGGATGGCCGATACCCGGAAAACCGGAGTCTTTACAGGAGGTTATGTCATACATCCTTTTACCGGTGAAGAAATTCCCATCTGGGTAAGTGATTATGTACTGGCCGGTTACGGTACAGGGGCTATTATGGCTGTTCCTGCACACGACCAGCGCGACTGGGAATTTGCCAGAACATTTCACCTGCCCATTGTTCAGGTAATTGAAGGGGGCAATGTGGAAAAAGAGGCTTTCGACAGCTGGGAGGCCAGGGTGATGAACAGTGATTTTATAACAGGTCTTCCGGTTCCTGAAGCAATTAAACGGGTTACTGCAGAACTGGAGAAAAGAAACCTGGGTGTGAAAAAGGTAAATTACCGGATCAGGGATGCTATCTTCAGTCGCCAGCGATACTGGGGTGAACCCTTCCCGATTTATTACAAAGACGGTATTCCTTACCCGCTGGACGAAAAGGACCTTCCTCTTGTATTACCTGAAATTGAGAGTTATCTTCCTACGGAAAAGGGAGAGCCTCCCCTGGCCAGGGCAAAAAACTGGCATACTCCGGAAGGATATCCGTATGAAGTAAGTACCATGCCTGGTTTTGCGGGTTCTTCGGCCTATTACCTCCGCTACATGGATCCGCATAACAAGGAGGCTCTTGTTTCGCGCGAAGCCAATCTTTACTGGCAGGATGTTGACCTGTACATCGGAGGCACAGAACATGCAACCGGCCATCTTATTTATTCCAGGTTCTGGAACAAGTTTCTTTATGACCTCGGGTATGTATGCAAAGATGAACCGTTCCGTAAGCTGATTAATCAGGGAATGATCCAGGGGCGTTCCAATTTTGTTTACAGGATCAAAGGAACCAACACCTATGTTTCATACGGTTTGAAAGATCAGTACGATGTGATGGCCATCCATGTCGATATTCATCTGGTTGAAAACGATATACTTGACATTGATGCCTTTAAAAAATGGAGCCCTGAATATGCTTCGGCAGAATTCATCCTCGAAGACGGAAAATATGTTTGCGGCTGGGCAATAGAGAAAATGTCCAAATCGATGTACAATGTGATCAATCCGGATGAAATCATTGAAAAATACGGTGCCGATACCTTGCGCATGTACGAAATGTTTCTCGGCCCTCTGGAACAGTCTAAGCCCTGGGATACCAATGGAATTGACGGGGTACACCGATTTCTGAGGAAGTTCTGGAGGCTCTTTCATAACGGAGAAAACGAATTTGAGGTTACCGAGGAGGCCCCTCTGAAGCAGGAACTTGCCATTTTGCACCGGACCATAAAAAAAGTCAGGGACGACATTGAGCGTTTTTCATTCAACACGGCAGTAAGTTCCTTTATGATATGTGTGAATGAGTTATCTGACCTGAAATGCCGCAAAAGAGCCATTCTGGAACCTCTGGTCGTTCTCCTTGCACCTTTTGCCCCGCATATTGCTGAGGAACTCTGGCATTTGCTGGGCCAAAGCGGCACAGTTTGTGATGCTGCTTTTCCTGCTTACGATGAAACCTATATTGTGCAGGATAGTTTTGAATACCCCGTTTCATTCAACGGGAAACTGAGGTTCAAAATGAACCTTCCGCTGGATATGCCTGCTCCGGAAATTGAAAAAGCAGTGCTGGCCGACCCTGCCGCAGAAAAATGGCTTTCAGGGAAGCAACCGAAAAAAATCATCATTGTGCCGGGTAAGATCATTAATGTGGTGGTTTAA